Proteins found in one Plasmodium relictum strain SGS1 genome assembly, chromosome: 13 genomic segment:
- a CDS encoding ubiquitin-conjugating enzyme, putative — translation MTTLKESITNVFSKLNIDQRKEILNVLVHILRKIIENPSRAKFRSLKKDNKTFINKLLHFKGSDDILRSLGFEEDEEKWFFPLSKDDTLSRNLNEIQNYINDNLCLLYNNSESIFEQGISDSYNNYKNTLNENSSLQLNTNNELLENNSGGLKLEGLSKRRLEKEKMELLSEKENTIQLIKEYSDKWIIQIKGAENTLYSNETFKMQFKFTDKYPIESPEVVFIGEPPIHPHIYSNGHICLSILYDHWSPVLSVNAICLSIISMLSSCKKKRKPIDDILYCSSGAKVSPKNMKWMFHDDKI, via the exons TGAAt aTTGATCAGAGGAAGGAAATTCTTAACGTTTTAGTTCATATTCTTcgaaa aataATTGAAAATCCTTCTAGAGCAAAATTTCGATCTCTAAAAAAAGACAATaaaacttttataaataag ctATTACATTTTAAAGGATCAGATGATATTTTACGATCTCTAGGTTTTGaagaa GATGAAGAAAAATGGTTTTTTCCTTTATCAAAAGATGATACATTATCAAG GAATTTAAACGAAATTCAAAACTATATTAACGATAATTTATGCCTACTTTATAATAACAGTGAATCAATTTTTGAACAAGGAATTTCAGATTCTtacaataattataaaaatactttaaatGAAAACAGTTCTTTACAattaaatacaaataatgaactattagaaaataattcAGGTGGGTTGAAATTAGAAGGTTTATCGAAAAGAAggttagaaaaagaaaaaatggaattattaagtgaaaaagaaaatacaattcaattaataaaagaatattcaGATAAATGGATAATCCAAATAAAGGGTGCTGAAAATACTTTATATTCTAATGAAACTTTTAAAATGCAATTTAAATTTACTGATAAATATCCAATAg AAAGTCCAGAAGTTGTATTTATTGGTGAGCCACCTATTCATCCTCATATTTACAGTAATGGCCATATATGTTTATCAATTTTATATGATCATTGGTCCCCTGTTTTATCAGTAAATGCTATATGTTTATCAATTATTTCTATGTTATCTagttgcaaaaaaaaaaggaaaccAATTGATGATATTTTATATTGTTCTTCTGGTGCTAAAGTTTCTCCTAAAAACATGAAGTGGATGTTTCATgatgataaaatataa
- a CDS encoding 30S ribosomal protein S9, putative encodes MFLNHVNNNVIIFIFVCIFFLNIGIINANYKIINSLEFLYNKRPAELLNEKWKPQLKCRRIKRYIYNCNTRKFEKLTLFFLTNKAFKHIYAKKKFSLFKKNKGKSEKSNVKKKEKKKFTEEEIEELKKKAKEKLQPKKAKEKAKKDLLEEKKTKKKNSEKEKNETDKLKDNSKDTKEKAEDFIKTKEDFDKIVDLTKDLINPKEVEYINKISDCDEELLKYDKREKYIHLNYEDTLFDEGNYMDNYVNNISKFRFDIYNLHNKNEFDRITKYLNYQYIEEIHVDFPSEKSYNVELKKYFYEIVCDLINKHKEKFENYVDEKKIEYEESNENIPVVIQKSNPNYLNHEVENNKTVSNFFNENLNKEKKMSTLDKIENMEIHQTEKNIIEKFMTFDLYNLLCEIKEEYDYMLENGGIARFSFDENRKKNKEKLIFSGKKKRAVAMVFLQQGNNHLIINNRDGYQYLQYQIFNLNKIFSPLLHLCMNRYFNVVAKVEGGGLSGQSVAIFHALVKYITYNFSLKIKPFFRSLNFMTVDSRKVERKKYGLKKARKKKQYSKR; translated from the coding sequence atgttttTAAATCATGTGAATAATAacgtaattatttttattttcgtttgtatattttttctaaatattgGTATCATAAATGCAAACTATAAGATAATTAATAGCttagaatttttatataataaaagaccAGCAGAATTATTGAATGAAAAATGGAAACCCCAATTAAAATGTAGAAGAATAAAAAGATACATTTACAATTGCAATACaagaaaatttgaaaaattaactcttttttttttaacaaataaGGCATTTAAACATATATACGCAAAAAAAAAGTTctctctttttaaaaaaaataaaggaaaaagtgaaaaatcaaatgtaaaaaaaaaagaaaaaaaaaaatttaccgaagaagaaatagaagaattgaaaaaaaaagctaaAGAAAAGTTACAGCCAAAAAAAGCAAAGGAAAAAGCAAAAAAGGATTTAttggaagaaaaaaaaacaaaaaaaaaaaattcagaaaaagaaaaaaatgaaacagATAAACTAAAGGATAATTCAAAGGATACAAAAGAGAAAGCAGAGGATTTTATAAAAACGAAAGAAGATTTTGATAAAATAGTTGATTTAACAAAGGATTTAATAAATCCAAAAGAAGTAGAATATATCAATAAAATTAGTGATTGCGAtgaagaattattaaaatatgataaaagagaaaaatatattcatttaaattatgaagATACCTTATTTGATGAAGGAAATTATATGGATAACtatgtaaataatataagCAAATTTCGTTTTGATATTTACAatttacataataaaaatgaatttgatagaataacaaaatatttaaacTACCAGTACATAGAAGAAATACATGTAGACTTTCCTTCAGAGAAAAGCTATAAtgttgaattaaaaaaatatttttacgaAATTGTATgcgatttaattaataaacataaagaaaaatttgaaaattatgtagatgagaaaaaaatagaatacgaagaatcaaatgaaaatattccAGTGGTTATTCAAAAAAGTAATCCAAATTACTTGAATCATGAAGTAGAAAATAACAAAACTgtaagtaatttttttaatgaaaatctaaataaagaaaaaaaaatgtctactttagataaaatagaaaatatggAGATTCATCAAAcggaaaaaaatataatagaaaagTTTATGACTTTTGATttgtataatttattatgtgAAATTAAAGAAGAGTATGATTATATGTTAGAAAATGGAGGAATAGCTCGCTTTTCTTTTGatgaaaatagaaaaaaaaataaagaaaaacttATTTTTTCTGGAAAGAAGAAAAGGGCAGTTGCAATGGTTTTCTTACAACAAGGAAATaatcatttaataattaataatagagATGGTTATCAATATTTACAAtatcaaatttttaatttaaacaaaatatttaGTCCTTTATTGCATTTGTGTATGAATAGATATTTTAATGTAGTTGCAAAAGTAGAGGGAGGGGGGTTGTCAGGACAAAGTGTAGCAATTTTTCATGCACTAGTTAAATATATTACTTATAATTTCTCCTTAAAAATCAAACCATTCTTTCGatcattaaattttatgaCAGTTGATAGCAGAAAAgttgaaagaaaaaaatacgGTCTTAAGAAggctagaaaaaaaaaacaatacaGCAAGAGATAA
- the SufC gene encoding ABC transporter I family member 1, putative, with translation MFIRKWMIILYGLIVFYDIIKCIHIQRTNKNALKKSEKKKYNIYIKSKKMNRISFFFVVNNIKKINSNKLKNLIKMENSNFDSNRISLLKNLEDESNIILQAPEWNENLPLLEINNLHAIEIEGEKEILQGINLKIYLGEKHTIMGRNGSGKSTLAKVIAGHPYYKVTNGTMKFKGLDLNKLPVNVRSLCGIFLAFQYPVELPMVKNNEFLRAALNSHRRTRNEPEISVSEFNLLMVEEIKKVGLSPDFLDRPVNYGFSGGEKKRNEILQMLILKPTFCILDETDSGLDVDSFKLTSNVITNFSSKNNSFLIVTHYKKLLELLKPNFIHIMHQGKIIESGDYSLVEKIESEGFSQFLKNSDTS, from the coding sequence ATGTTCATAAGAAAATGGATGATAATATTATATGGATTAATAGTATTTTATGATATAATCAAATGTATACATATACAgagaacaaataaaaatgcattaaagaaaagtgaaaaaaaaaaatataatatatatattaaaagtaaaaaaatgaatagaatatcttttttttttgtagtaaataacataaaaaagataaattcgaataaattaaaaaacttGATAAAAATGGAAAACTCGAATTTTGATAGTAATAGAATATCTTTACTAAAAAACTTAGAAGATGAATCAAATATAATTTTGCAAGCACCAGAATGGAATGAGAATTTACCTTTactagaaataaataatttacatGCTATAGAAATAGAAGGAGAAAAGGAAATATTACAAGGAATTaatctaaaaatatatttaggaGAAAAACATACTATAATGGGTAGAAATGGATCAGGTAAATCAACACTTGCAAAAGTTATTGCAGGTCATCCATATTATAAAGTTACCAATGGGACAATGAAATTTAAAGGATtagatttaaataaattgcCAGTTAATGTTAGATCACTATGTGGAATCTTTTTAGCTTTTCAGTATCCTGTTGAATTGCCAAtggtaaaaaataatgaatttttaagAGCTGCTCTAAATAGTCATCGTAGAACTAGAAATGAGCCTGAAATAAGTGTTTctgaatttaatttattaatggtagaagaaataaagaaaGTTGGATTAAGTCCTGACTTTTTAGATAGACCAGTTAATTATGGATTTAGTGgaggagaaaaaaaaagaaatgaaattttACAAATGTTAATTTTAAAACCAACATTTTGTATTTTAGATGAAACGGATTCTGGTTTAGATGTAGACTCTTTTAAATTAACTTCTAATGTGATAACAAATTTTTctagtaaaaataattcgTTTTTAATAGTAAcacattataaaaaattattagaattGCTGAAGCCAAactttattcatattatgcATCAAGGAAAAATTATAGAAAGTGGAGATTATTCTTTAgttgaaaaaatagaatcgGAAGGTTTTTCTCAATTTCTTAAGAATTCTGATACAAGTTAA